The Verrucomicrobiia bacterium DNA segment GTCCGGGTCAGTCGTTCACGGGCAGGATATTGGCCGCGCGCTGGCCGGCGGCGGTCATCATCGAGGGGTTCCAGGGCGGGTCGTGGACGACCGTGACGAACACCTCGCTGACGCCGGGAACTCCGGAGACGGCGTATTCGACGCCTTGCTTGAGGCTGTGGACCATGGGACAGCCCGGGGTGGTGACAGTCATGAGGATGTCCACCGCCGGGCCGTCGATCCGGACGCTGTAGATGAGGCCGAGGTCCACAAGGTTCAGTCCGATCTCGGGATCGACGACGCAACGTAGGGCGTCCCAGATGGCATCTTCGGAG contains these protein-coding regions:
- a CDS encoding metal-sulfur cluster assembly factor, with protein sequence MNPIAPSEDAIWDALRCVVDPEIGLNLVDLGLIYSVRIDGPAVDILMTVTTPGCPMVHSLKQGVEYAVSGVPGVSEVFVTVVHDPPWNPSMMTAAGQRAANILPVND